From the Lolium rigidum isolate FL_2022 chromosome 2, APGP_CSIRO_Lrig_0.1, whole genome shotgun sequence genome, one window contains:
- the LOC124691415 gene encoding eukaryotic translation initiation factor 3 subunit J-A-like yields the protein MEDWDAEDFTPVAPVVKAQPLKSNWDDEDVEEDDVKESWEEEEEKPKPQPVEKPAPKPSAKSAVKKGKQPSTSAEVVEDDVLDDPTLEKLRQQRLVEEADFKSTAELFAKKDSSEKSLETFIPKSESDFAEYAELIANKIRPYEKSFHFMGLLKNVMRLSMTSLKGAEAKEISSSVTAIANEKIKADKEAAAGKRKGGTKKKQLHIEKGEEDFAAGPGASSYDDPDEFDFM from the exons ATGGAGGACTGGG ATGCTGAAGATTTTACGCCAGTTGCGCCTGTTGTGAAAGCTCAGCCTCTGAAAAGTAACTGGGATGATGAAGATGTAGAAGAAGATGATGTAAAAGAATcttgggaagaggaagaggag AAACCTAAACCACAACCTGTAGAAAAGCCTGCTCCAAAACCTAGTGCTAAAAGTGCTGTAAAAAAAGGTAAGCAGCCATCAACAAGTGCTGAAGTAGTAGAAGATGATGTTCTGGATGATCCTACTTTAGAGAAGCTTCGCCAACAAAG GCTCGTGGAAGAAGCTGATTTTAAGTCAACAGCAGAGCTTTTTGCAAAGAAGGACAGCAGTGAAAAGTCACTAGAGACTTTCATCCCGAAGTCTGAGAGCGACTTCGCAGAATATGCGGAGCTTATCGCAAACAAAATCCGTCCCTATGAG AAAAGCTTTCACTTCATGGGTCTACTTAAGAATGTCATGAGACTTTCCATGACATCTTTGAAAGGTGCGGAGGCGAAAGAAATATCTTCCTCCGTCACGGCGATTGCTAATGAAAAGATCAAGGCTGATAAAGAAGCTGCAGCAGGCAAAAGGAAAGGAG GAACAAAAAAGAAGCAGCTTCATATAGAGAAGGGAGAGGAGGACTTTGCTGCCGGACCGGGTGCATCTTCTTATGATGATCCGGACGAGTTTGACTTCATGTGA